One Cryobacterium psychrophilum DNA segment encodes these proteins:
- a CDS encoding SPFH domain-containing protein, with protein MNASEALITQIVVIVVIVALIIAVIVTISKAIRIIPQARAGIVERLGRYHKTLNPGLNLLIPFIDRLRPLIDIREQVVSFPPQPVITEDNLVVSIDTVVYFQVTDARAATYEINNYLGAVEQLTTTTLRNVVGGLNLEEALTSRDNINGQLRIVLDEATGKWGIRVGRVELKAIDPPISIQDSMEKQMRAERDRRALILTAEGTKQSAILTAEGARQASILEAEGYARAAVLRAQGEAEAITTVFKAIHDGDPDPKLLAYQYLLTLPKLAQGSANKLWIVPSELTEAMKGIGNAFGPKGTGTEADSPAPVRPVPRA; from the coding sequence ATGAACGCTTCCGAAGCGCTTATCACCCAGATCGTTGTGATCGTTGTGATTGTCGCCCTGATCATCGCGGTCATCGTCACCATCTCGAAGGCCATTCGTATCATTCCCCAGGCGCGCGCCGGCATCGTCGAGCGGCTCGGCCGCTACCACAAGACGCTCAATCCGGGTCTGAATCTCCTGATCCCGTTCATTGACCGTCTGCGCCCTCTCATCGACATACGCGAACAGGTCGTCTCGTTCCCTCCGCAGCCTGTGATCACCGAGGATAACCTCGTCGTGTCGATCGACACCGTCGTGTACTTCCAGGTGACGGATGCTCGCGCCGCGACCTACGAGATCAACAACTACCTCGGGGCGGTCGAGCAGCTGACCACGACGACCTTGCGTAACGTTGTCGGTGGGCTCAACCTTGAGGAGGCCCTGACGAGCCGGGACAACATCAACGGCCAATTGCGTATCGTGCTTGACGAGGCAACCGGCAAGTGGGGTATCCGGGTCGGGCGTGTCGAGCTGAAGGCGATTGATCCGCCCATCTCCATTCAAGATTCCATGGAGAAGCAAATGCGTGCCGAGCGTGACCGACGCGCCCTGATCCTCACGGCCGAGGGGACAAAACAGTCGGCGATCCTCACGGCCGAGGGGGCTCGACAGGCGTCGATCCTCGAGGCGGAAGGCTACGCCAGGGCTGCCGTTCTGCGCGCACAGGGCGAGGCGGAGGCCATCACGACAGTGTTCAAGGCCATTCATGACGGAGATCCGGATCCGAAATTGCTCGCCTACCAGTACCTGCTGACCCTGCCGAAGCTGGCACAGGGCAGCGCCAACAAACTGTGGATTGTTCCGAGTGAGCTCACCGAAGCGATGAAGGGCATCGGCAACGCCTTCGGTCCGAAGGGAACCGGCACGGAGGCCGACTCCCCCGCGCCGGTTCGCCCCGTACCCCGGGCCTAG
- a CDS encoding glycerophosphodiester phosphodiesterase family protein: MSDPSAFLARSGIRVFAHRGMVGEAPENTLLAFLTALSAGATHLETDVHASLDAVAVISHDPNLARVGRDVRVNQLTLAELKRVNLGNGQFVPSLPEALDAFPEALFNIDVKCDEAVVPTVQAVLGARATARVLITSFSEDRRRRACDLLPGVATSASSQVVARALVAASLAPTNVLRRVLRGITAVQVPERAGPLRIVTPHFVHRMHAVGVEVHVWTVNEVSAMRRLLDIGVDGLITDRTDVAVALITERS, from the coding sequence GTGTCAGACCCCTCCGCTTTCCTCGCCCGCTCCGGCATTCGAGTCTTCGCCCACCGTGGCATGGTCGGCGAGGCACCGGAGAACACCCTTCTGGCGTTTCTCACCGCCCTGTCGGCCGGGGCGACCCACCTGGAAACCGATGTGCACGCCAGTCTCGACGCGGTGGCCGTGATCAGTCACGACCCCAATCTGGCCCGTGTAGGGCGCGACGTGCGCGTCAACCAGCTGACATTGGCGGAGCTCAAGCGAGTCAACTTAGGCAACGGCCAGTTCGTTCCCTCCCTGCCCGAAGCCCTCGACGCCTTCCCGGAGGCACTCTTCAACATCGACGTCAAGTGTGACGAGGCCGTCGTCCCCACGGTGCAGGCGGTTCTCGGCGCGCGGGCGACGGCACGAGTGCTCATCACCTCTTTTTCGGAGGACCGCCGCCGTCGCGCCTGCGACCTGCTTCCTGGCGTGGCCACATCCGCGTCGTCCCAGGTGGTCGCGAGGGCTCTGGTTGCCGCCTCCCTCGCACCCACGAATGTGCTTCGTCGCGTCCTGCGCGGTATCACGGCCGTACAGGTTCCGGAGCGCGCCGGTCCCCTGCGCATCGTCACCCCGCACTTTGTGCACCGGATGCATGCGGTGGGCGTGGAGGTGCACGTGTGGACCGTGAATGAGGTGTCGGCCATGCGCCGCCTGCTTGATATCGGTGTGGATGGACTCATCACCGACCGAACCGATGTCGCTGTCGCCCTCATAACCGAGCGAAGCTGA
- the tatC gene encoding twin-arginine translocase subunit TatC, whose product MSLGQHLIELRKRLFLAAAGILLGAVAGWMLSDFVWDQLREPIYAIINAQHRNAQINYPDITSAFDLKLKISFYVGLIVSSPVWLYQIFAFLVPGLTRTEKAYTFGFFFTAIPLFLAGCAAGWYVLPHVVELMTSFAPAEDSAFINAQNYFDFVLKLVVAIGIAFVLPVFIVLLNFAGVISASSIIKSWRIAILVITLFTAIATPAADVVSMFLLAIPMVALYFAAYGIAFLHDRRAAKRARAVEKDLAF is encoded by the coding sequence ATGTCGCTCGGTCAACACCTGATCGAGCTGCGCAAGCGCCTGTTCCTGGCCGCCGCCGGCATCCTGCTGGGTGCGGTTGCAGGCTGGATGCTCTCGGACTTCGTGTGGGACCAGCTGCGCGAGCCGATCTACGCGATCATCAATGCCCAGCACCGCAACGCTCAGATCAACTACCCCGACATCACGTCGGCATTCGACCTCAAGCTCAAGATTTCGTTCTACGTGGGTCTCATTGTGTCGAGTCCCGTGTGGCTTTACCAGATCTTTGCCTTCCTTGTACCGGGACTGACCCGAACCGAGAAGGCGTACACGTTCGGCTTCTTCTTCACCGCCATACCGCTTTTTCTGGCCGGGTGCGCCGCCGGGTGGTATGTGCTTCCCCACGTCGTTGAGCTGATGACGAGCTTCGCTCCCGCAGAAGACTCCGCCTTCATAAATGCGCAGAACTACTTTGATTTCGTGCTCAAACTCGTCGTGGCAATCGGCATCGCGTTTGTGCTCCCGGTCTTCATCGTGCTGCTCAACTTTGCCGGGGTCATCAGCGCCTCCTCCATCATCAAATCCTGGCGCATCGCGATCCTCGTCATCACCCTCTTCACGGCCATCGCCACTCCCGCGGCAGACGTTGTCTCGATGTTCCTCCTCGCGATCCCCATGGTGGCGCTCTACTTCGCCGCGTACGGCATTGCCTTCCTGCACGACCGACGAGCCGCCAAACGCGCTCGTGCCGTGGAAAAAGACCTGGCATTTTAG
- a CDS encoding NfeD family protein, producing the protein MDAFIADYAWIVWLVLILLFVTIEMFTLEFTFIMLALGSVGGLVSGLLGAPWWLQLVIAALLAVILLVGIRARLLRILKRGGDPAKSNIDALLGIEGDIVKSLDAPGGLVRLANGETWTARLSPAAERGRLDPGERIVVTEIDGATAVVMPAERKTS; encoded by the coding sequence ATGGACGCTTTCATCGCCGATTACGCGTGGATTGTCTGGCTCGTGCTTATCCTGCTGTTCGTGACCATCGAGATGTTTACACTTGAGTTCACCTTCATTATGTTGGCCCTCGGAAGTGTTGGCGGTCTCGTCTCCGGCCTGCTCGGGGCACCGTGGTGGCTGCAACTCGTCATCGCGGCCCTTCTCGCCGTCATACTGCTCGTCGGTATCAGAGCGAGATTGCTCCGCATCCTCAAACGCGGTGGCGATCCGGCCAAATCGAACATCGATGCCCTACTGGGAATCGAGGGAGACATCGTCAAGTCGCTGGACGCCCCGGGCGGACTCGTTCGACTGGCCAACGGCGAAACCTGGACCGCTCGCCTCTCCCCCGCCGCCGAACGGGGCCGCCTCGACCCGGGCGAGCGCATTGTCGTCACCGAGATAGACGGCGCGACCGCCGTGGTCATGCCTGCCGAAAGGAAAACGTCATGA
- the dhaL gene encoding dihydroxyacetone kinase subunit DhaL — translation MYLTTAWALAWVRLSAQVIAEHRSDLNTLDREIGDGDHGENMDRGFGAVMGRLSDVSDDAVPSEVLKLVASTLISTVGGAAGPLYGTAYLKAAIAVTGVAELDAAATVSLLTAARDGIVLRGKAVTGDKTMIDAWNPAVDAAVARQAAGGTPLDILSAAADAADQGAIATEPLVARKGRASYLGERARGHRDPGAESTRLLLRAAVDVVAV, via the coding sequence ATGTATCTGACCACAGCCTGGGCACTCGCGTGGGTGCGTCTCTCCGCGCAGGTCATTGCTGAGCACCGCAGCGACCTCAACACCCTCGACCGGGAGATTGGGGACGGTGACCACGGCGAGAATATGGACCGTGGCTTCGGCGCTGTTATGGGCCGCCTGAGCGACGTCTCTGACGACGCCGTGCCGTCTGAGGTGCTCAAGCTTGTGGCAAGCACTCTGATCTCAACGGTCGGTGGCGCGGCGGGTCCGCTCTATGGCACGGCCTATTTGAAGGCGGCGATCGCCGTCACCGGTGTGGCCGAGCTCGATGCCGCGGCGACCGTTTCGCTGCTCACGGCCGCACGAGACGGAATTGTGCTGCGGGGTAAGGCAGTGACCGGGGACAAGACCATGATCGACGCTTGGAATCCTGCCGTCGACGCGGCGGTCGCACGGCAGGCAGCCGGCGGTACCCCCCTCGACATCTTGTCGGCGGCCGCAGACGCCGCCGATCAGGGTGCGATCGCGACCGAACCGCTCGTGGCGCGTAAGGGCCGCGCGAGCTACCTGGGGGAGCGAGCGCGGGGTCACCGAGATCCGGGTGCGGAGTCCACCCGGCTGCTGTTGCGCGCGGCCGTAGACGTGGTGGCCGTGTGA
- the dhaK gene encoding dihydroxyacetone kinase subunit DhaK, with product MKKLINDPSNVVAESVAGFALAHADLVRVSNDPLFIVRADAPVRGKVGIVSGGGSGHEPLHGGFVGPGMLDAAVPGPVFTSPTPDPILAATKAVDGGAGVLHIVKNYTGDVLNFETAADLALMEDIDVRSVITNDDVAVKDSLYTAGRRGVAGTVLVEKIAGAAAERLDDLATVARIAEKVNSFVRSMGVALTPCVVPHAGEPSFILAEDEIEIGIGIHGEPGRERITMEPADAIVDRLLGPILEDLPFDSGDEVLLFVNGMGGTPQIELYILFRRAAEVLAERGITVTRSLVGNYTTSLDMQGASISVLKLDAELTTLWDAPVQTSALRWGK from the coding sequence GTGAAGAAACTCATCAATGATCCAAGCAATGTTGTTGCAGAGTCCGTGGCGGGTTTTGCACTCGCGCACGCCGACCTCGTTCGTGTCTCGAACGATCCCCTCTTCATCGTGCGCGCGGACGCTCCGGTTCGGGGCAAGGTGGGAATCGTCAGCGGTGGCGGCAGCGGCCACGAGCCCCTGCACGGCGGATTCGTGGGACCGGGAATGCTCGACGCCGCCGTCCCCGGCCCGGTTTTCACCTCTCCAACCCCCGACCCGATCCTTGCCGCGACCAAGGCGGTCGATGGGGGAGCGGGGGTTCTGCACATTGTCAAGAATTACACCGGTGACGTGCTCAACTTTGAGACGGCGGCTGACCTGGCCCTGATGGAAGACATCGATGTGCGATCCGTGATCACCAACGATGACGTCGCGGTCAAGGATTCCCTGTACACGGCCGGCCGTCGAGGCGTGGCCGGCACCGTACTCGTGGAAAAGATCGCGGGGGCGGCGGCAGAGCGCCTGGATGACCTCGCGACCGTTGCTCGTATTGCAGAGAAGGTCAATTCTTTTGTTCGATCGATGGGCGTCGCGCTCACACCGTGCGTCGTGCCGCACGCCGGCGAACCGAGCTTCATTCTCGCTGAAGATGAAATTGAGATCGGCATCGGCATTCATGGCGAGCCGGGCCGGGAACGCATCACGATGGAACCCGCCGATGCCATCGTGGATCGTCTGCTGGGGCCCATCCTTGAGGATCTGCCCTTCGACAGCGGCGACGAGGTGCTTTTGTTCGTGAATGGAATGGGTGGCACCCCGCAGATCGAGCTCTACATCCTGTTTCGACGGGCGGCCGAGGTTCTTGCAGAACGGGGAATCACGGTGACACGTTCCCTCGTCGGTAACTACACCACGAGCCTGGACATGCAGGGGGCGTCGATTTCGGTCTTAAAACTCGACGCGGAGCTGACCACCCTGTGGGATGCCCCGGTGCAAACATCCGCACTGCGCTGGGGAAAGTAA
- the dhaM gene encoding dihydroxyacetone kinase phosphoryl donor subunit DhaM, whose amino-acid sequence MGESTGHVGQQVGLVFVSHSALIADGLVELARQMAPRAILMPAGGTDEGGIGTSFLKVSEGMLAAVSAGGVVVLCDLGSAILTAETALEFLDDDVRARIRIVDAPLVEGGVAAAVAAEIGGDIDAVEAAALSAVTAGEVEATPTSQSDAFVTRSVTLVNRDGLHARPAAEFVTLASTFDAAVSVNGTDATSLLGIMSLGLARGMTVEISSSGSEAAEAVTALVALLESGFGEEHE is encoded by the coding sequence ATGGGGGAGAGCACGGGGCACGTGGGCCAGCAGGTCGGCCTTGTCTTCGTTTCACACAGTGCGCTCATCGCTGACGGACTGGTCGAGCTCGCTCGACAAATGGCGCCACGTGCAATTCTCATGCCGGCCGGGGGAACTGACGAAGGGGGGATCGGCACGAGTTTCCTCAAGGTCTCCGAGGGGATGCTCGCTGCCGTGAGCGCCGGGGGAGTGGTGGTGCTCTGTGACCTCGGCTCAGCCATTCTGACGGCGGAGACGGCACTGGAGTTTCTGGACGATGACGTTCGCGCTCGCATCCGCATTGTGGATGCGCCGCTCGTTGAGGGCGGAGTGGCCGCGGCTGTCGCCGCCGAGATCGGGGGAGACATCGACGCTGTCGAAGCGGCCGCCCTGTCGGCCGTGACCGCCGGCGAGGTCGAAGCCACTCCAACGAGTCAGTCCGATGCTTTCGTCACGCGTTCCGTGACGCTCGTCAATCGAGACGGCCTGCACGCGCGGCCCGCAGCGGAATTCGTCACCCTCGCCAGTACTTTTGATGCCGCAGTCTCTGTTAATGGCACCGATGCCACGAGCCTCCTGGGAATCATGTCGCTGGGGCTGGCGCGGGGGATGACAGTGGAGATCTCGTCGTCAGGGTCGGAGGCCGCCGAGGCGGTCACGGCGCTCGTGGCGCTTCTGGAGTCCGGATTCGGCGAGGAGCACGAGTAG
- a CDS encoding DEAD/DEAH box helicase: MTHIQSPAERYAASRNRIIHPVLQLFQAARRFDLDPFQIEACASIESGNSVLVAAPTGAGKTIVAEFAIYLAMQDPTKKVFYTAPMKALSNQKFQEFVAEYGADEVGLLTGDTNINAKARIVVMTTEVLRNMLYADSDLLTNLAFVVMDEVHYLADRFRGAVWEEVIIHLPQRVRMVSLSATVSNAEEFGDWLQAVRGETDVIVSEERPVPLEQHVLVKNNMLDLFDAAGLVGTHRVNPELVRLSQAGARTGGRGGRSGDDRRTDYRGRQRNRPDFVPQRTETARMDRAEIVRMLQGKHLLPAIFFIFSRVGCDQAVRQVLRAGVRLTDEHERREIRGIVDERCRTLLDEDLGVLGYFEWLDGLERGVAAHHAGLLPAFKEVVEELFQKKLVKAVFATETLALGINMPARTVVLDKLEKFNGEARVPITPGEYTQLTGRAGRRGIDTLGHSVIQWQQGLDPHAVASLASRRTYPLNSSFKPTYNMAVNLIDQFGRERTRAVLESSFAQFQADRAVVDLARTVRQQQESLAGFAEAMTCHLGDFAEYTTIRRELTECERAVSTSDNSRRGERDKRQRQIARLRKAMRAHACHHCPEREQHTRWAERWWKLSRQTAALSQQINARTGAIARVFDRVSDVLLGYGYLTQNEHGRVELSESGRILRRIYAERDLLVAESLRRGLWNDLDPASLAAMACALVFEPRREEGLLDARYLPRGAFRGALDETQDLWSRIDDLERDHKLPGSKPLSVGLSLSMWKWARGASLGDVLLEAEMAAGDFVRWTKQTIDLLDQLSVVADGPVGRAARQAIDDVRRGIVAYSSVS, encoded by the coding sequence GTGACTCACATCCAATCCCCGGCCGAACGCTACGCCGCATCCCGCAACCGCATCATCCACCCGGTTCTTCAGCTATTTCAAGCCGCACGGCGCTTCGATCTGGATCCGTTCCAGATTGAGGCGTGCGCCTCGATCGAGTCCGGAAACAGTGTGCTCGTTGCTGCGCCCACCGGGGCGGGCAAGACAATCGTGGCCGAGTTCGCCATCTACCTGGCGATGCAGGATCCCACGAAGAAGGTCTTCTACACCGCGCCCATGAAGGCGCTCAGTAACCAGAAGTTTCAGGAATTCGTCGCGGAGTACGGCGCCGACGAGGTGGGTCTTCTCACGGGCGACACCAACATCAACGCGAAGGCCCGCATCGTGGTGATGACAACCGAGGTGCTGCGGAACATGCTCTACGCGGACTCGGATCTGCTCACGAACCTCGCCTTCGTCGTGATGGACGAGGTGCACTACCTCGCCGATCGATTCCGAGGCGCCGTCTGGGAAGAAGTGATCATTCACCTGCCGCAGCGTGTGCGCATGGTGTCCCTCAGCGCCACCGTGTCCAACGCCGAAGAGTTCGGCGATTGGCTGCAGGCGGTGCGCGGCGAGACCGACGTCATCGTCTCCGAGGAACGCCCGGTACCGCTCGAACAGCACGTACTCGTGAAGAACAACATGCTCGATTTGTTCGATGCGGCGGGCCTCGTCGGAACCCACAGGGTCAACCCGGAACTCGTTCGCCTGTCCCAAGCGGGAGCGCGCACCGGCGGGCGGGGCGGACGCAGCGGGGACGACCGCAGAACCGACTACCGCGGGCGTCAAAGGAACCGACCGGACTTCGTGCCGCAGCGCACCGAGACGGCACGCATGGACCGCGCCGAGATCGTGCGCATGCTCCAGGGCAAACATCTGCTCCCTGCCATCTTCTTCATCTTCAGCAGGGTCGGCTGCGACCAGGCCGTTCGGCAGGTGCTGCGTGCGGGTGTGCGCCTCACGGACGAACACGAACGACGCGAAATCCGCGGAATCGTCGACGAGCGCTGCCGAACCCTGCTCGATGAGGACCTCGGTGTGCTCGGATACTTTGAGTGGCTCGACGGCCTCGAGCGTGGCGTGGCCGCACACCACGCCGGTCTTCTCCCGGCATTCAAGGAGGTCGTCGAGGAGCTCTTTCAGAAGAAGCTCGTCAAGGCGGTCTTTGCGACCGAGACCCTGGCCCTCGGAATCAACATGCCGGCACGCACCGTCGTGCTCGACAAGCTTGAGAAATTCAATGGTGAAGCGCGGGTTCCGATCACGCCGGGGGAGTACACCCAGCTCACCGGGCGGGCCGGGCGCCGCGGCATCGACACCCTCGGTCACTCGGTCATCCAATGGCAGCAGGGCCTGGACCCGCACGCGGTGGCCTCCCTCGCCTCCCGCCGCACGTATCCGCTCAATTCCAGCTTCAAACCGACCTACAACATGGCCGTGAACCTCATCGACCAGTTTGGCCGGGAACGCACCAGGGCTGTGCTCGAGTCCTCCTTCGCCCAGTTCCAGGCCGACCGGGCCGTCGTCGACCTGGCACGCACCGTTCGGCAGCAGCAGGAGTCCCTCGCCGGTTTCGCCGAGGCGATGACGTGCCATCTCGGTGACTTCGCCGAGTACACAACAATCCGGCGCGAGCTGACGGAGTGCGAACGCGCCGTGTCCACGAGCGACAACTCGCGGCGCGGAGAACGCGACAAACGTCAGCGCCAGATTGCGCGCCTGCGCAAGGCCATGCGGGCGCACGCGTGCCACCACTGCCCGGAGCGGGAGCAACACACCCGCTGGGCGGAGCGCTGGTGGAAGCTTTCGCGTCAGACCGCGGCGCTCAGCCAGCAGATCAACGCGCGCACCGGAGCGATTGCGCGGGTCTTTGACCGGGTGAGTGACGTGCTCCTCGGCTACGGCTATCTCACGCAGAACGAGCACGGCCGCGTTGAGCTCAGCGAGAGTGGCCGAATTCTCCGGCGCATTTACGCCGAACGCGACCTGCTCGTGGCCGAGTCCCTGCGTCGTGGACTGTGGAACGACCTCGACCCCGCGAGTCTCGCCGCCATGGCCTGCGCGCTCGTCTTCGAACCGAGGAGGGAAGAGGGGCTCCTCGACGCCCGCTACCTGCCTCGCGGCGCCTTTCGCGGCGCCCTCGACGAGACGCAGGATCTCTGGAGCCGCATCGACGATCTTGAGCGGGACCACAAGCTCCCCGGCAGCAAACCGCTCTCTGTGGGCCTGAGCCTCAGCATGTGGAAGTGGGCGCGTGGCGCATCGCTCGGCGATGTGCTCCTCGAGGCAGAGATGGCGGCGGGGGACTTTGTGCGCTGGACCAAGCAAACAATAGACCTGCTCGATCAGCTGTCCGTCGTCGCCGACGGCCCCGTTGGCCGCGCGGCACGCCAGGCGATCGACGACGTGCGCCGCGGAATCGTCGCGTACTCCTCGGTCTCCTGA
- a CDS encoding SDR family oxidoreductase, with amino-acid sequence MTNPLAAGSLKGKRVLVTGSSRGIGADTVAYFAEAGASVVINFRNKEARAKKLADSIRAAGGTAITVGADLTDPASVTAMFETVRAGFGGLDILVMNASGGMESGMAADYAMALNRDAQVNLLTAALPLLGENSRVVFVTSHQAHFVETTPTMPEYEPVARSKRAGEDALRAMIPELDAAGIGFVVVSGDMIEGTITATLLERSNPGAIGLRKEAAGRLYNVSEFAAEIALAAVEPVPDNTVPENHTRYVGDITGFLTA; translated from the coding sequence GTGACCAATCCACTTGCAGCAGGATCACTCAAGGGCAAGCGCGTTCTTGTCACCGGATCATCCCGGGGGATTGGCGCGGATACCGTGGCCTACTTCGCCGAGGCGGGCGCATCAGTCGTGATCAACTTCCGCAACAAGGAGGCGCGAGCGAAGAAACTCGCCGATTCGATCCGCGCCGCAGGCGGAACGGCCATCACTGTCGGCGCCGACCTGACCGATCCGGCCTCCGTCACGGCCATGTTTGAGACGGTTCGCGCGGGATTCGGCGGGCTCGACATTCTCGTCATGAATGCCTCCGGCGGCATGGAGAGCGGAATGGCGGCGGACTACGCCATGGCGCTCAACCGCGACGCCCAGGTCAACCTGCTCACCGCCGCGTTGCCGCTGCTGGGGGAGAACTCCCGGGTTGTGTTTGTGACGAGCCATCAGGCGCACTTCGTGGAGACCACGCCCACGATGCCCGAGTACGAGCCGGTCGCACGCAGCAAGCGCGCGGGTGAAGATGCCCTGCGGGCCATGATCCCGGAGCTCGACGCCGCCGGCATCGGCTTCGTCGTTGTCTCCGGCGACATGATCGAGGGAACAATTACCGCAACATTGCTCGAACGCTCAAATCCTGGTGCGATTGGGCTGCGCAAGGAAGCTGCCGGACGTCTGTACAATGTGAGCGAGTTCGCCGCCGAGATCGCCCTGGCCGCCGTGGAACCTGTGCCCGACAACACCGTGCCGGAGAACCACACACGCTACGTCGGAGACATCACTGGTTTCCTCACGGCGTAA
- a CDS encoding RNA polymerase-binding protein RbpA — protein sequence MADRSLRGMRLGAQSLQSEEGVTFSARVTHTYRCATCSKETVMIFSADAEAPDEWECKYCSRVATRLEDSAPVIVDHSGEKIARSHWDMLLERRTRAELEELLQERLTVLRERRGQQKVGA from the coding sequence ATGGCTGACCGCAGTTTACGTGGCATGAGATTGGGCGCACAAAGCCTGCAGAGCGAAGAGGGCGTAACCTTTTCCGCACGAGTAACGCATACCTACCGGTGCGCGACGTGCAGCAAAGAAACAGTCATGATTTTTTCGGCAGACGCCGAAGCCCCCGATGAATGGGAATGCAAGTACTGTTCCCGAGTGGCGACGCGCCTTGAAGACTCCGCGCCGGTGATCGTTGATCACTCCGGGGAGAAGATCGCCCGCAGCCATTGGGATATGTTGCTCGAACGTCGCACGCGTGCAGAGCTGGAGGAACTCCTGCAGGAGCGCCTCACCGTTCTGCGCGAGCGTCGCGGACAGCAGAAGGTCGGTGCCTGA
- the lnt gene encoding apolipoprotein N-acyltransferase, producing the protein MPTLSGGSQRALSLPLWAALVLAALAGAVLDAGYPDQDWWVLAPVGVALMFVSLLGRGPWTGLAVGVVAGLSFWLIHIYWITLYLGPVPWIALGGLQSIFFAVGLALTAVVLRVGPRLWPSRLGRLGIVPVIVAGLWTAREAISAVWPYGGFAWGRVALSQSEGPFASLVGWVGMSGLSFLVVLLSALTVQLLRDVRLGRLRHATIAVTAVVLLLLVPAFPVVHSGSTRLAAVQGASDAGLFAEYTPGQILGDHVSATLPLLEEDVDFVVWPENASDIDPLQYPRAAQTLDYISREMNAPLLAGTITLSNGTYFNSSLLWEAGQGAVDVYDKVHPVPFAEYMPDRAFWRPFAPALIDLIGRDYGIGTRDNIFDVNGVLAGIAICFDIADDQLIHNMIDDRAEIILGQTNNADFGHTDESVQQLAIARLRAIETGRTVVNISTVGTSAIITPNGETIDQLTTWEPGAMVATVPLSSTITAAMVAGRQIEWLVSGLGVFGFVLCGFSARRIRRETRPHRD; encoded by the coding sequence ATGCCGACGCTGAGTGGTGGGAGCCAACGCGCCCTGAGCCTGCCCCTCTGGGCCGCCCTGGTGCTGGCCGCCCTGGCCGGCGCTGTGCTCGACGCCGGCTATCCCGATCAGGACTGGTGGGTGCTGGCTCCCGTCGGCGTCGCGCTCATGTTCGTTTCCCTCCTCGGCCGGGGACCGTGGACTGGCCTCGCGGTCGGCGTCGTGGCCGGCTTGTCCTTCTGGCTGATTCACATTTACTGGATCACGCTGTACCTCGGCCCGGTGCCGTGGATCGCCCTCGGTGGACTCCAGAGCATCTTCTTCGCCGTGGGCCTCGCGCTGACAGCGGTCGTGCTGCGGGTGGGACCCCGCCTGTGGCCGAGCCGACTGGGCCGCCTCGGAATCGTCCCGGTGATTGTGGCCGGACTGTGGACCGCGCGGGAGGCCATCTCGGCCGTGTGGCCCTATGGCGGATTCGCCTGGGGTCGGGTGGCGCTGAGTCAGTCGGAGGGACCGTTCGCTTCGCTCGTCGGCTGGGTGGGCATGTCCGGCCTCAGCTTTCTGGTCGTACTGCTGAGCGCTCTCACCGTGCAGCTGCTGCGCGATGTGCGGCTCGGCCGTCTCCGGCACGCCACCATCGCGGTCACCGCTGTCGTGCTGCTCCTTCTCGTTCCGGCATTCCCCGTCGTGCATAGTGGCAGCACACGTTTGGCCGCCGTGCAGGGGGCGTCCGATGCCGGATTGTTTGCCGAGTACACGCCGGGGCAGATTCTGGGTGATCATGTCTCTGCCACGCTTCCCCTGCTCGAAGAGGACGTCGACTTCGTGGTGTGGCCGGAGAACGCCAGCGACATCGATCCGCTCCAATACCCGCGCGCCGCCCAGACTCTCGATTACATCAGTCGGGAGATGAACGCCCCGCTCCTGGCTGGCACGATCACCCTCAGTAACGGAACGTATTTCAACAGTTCTCTCCTCTGGGAGGCGGGCCAGGGTGCCGTTGACGTCTACGACAAGGTGCATCCCGTTCCCTTCGCCGAGTACATGCCCGACCGGGCCTTCTGGCGCCCCTTCGCGCCGGCTCTCATCGACCTGATCGGTCGGGACTATGGCATCGGCACACGCGACAACATTTTTGATGTCAACGGCGTGCTCGCCGGTATCGCGATCTGCTTCGACATCGCCGACGATCAGCTCATTCATAACATGATCGATGACCGCGCCGAAATCATCCTCGGCCAGACCAACAACGCGGACTTCGGGCACACCGACGAGAGCGTGCAGCAGCTCGCCATTGCCCGGCTGCGAGCCATTGAGACCGGGCGCACGGTCGTCAACATCTCGACCGTCGGCACGAGCGCGATCATCACGCCGAACGGCGAGACCATCGATCAGCTGACCACGTGGGAGCCGGGCGCCATGGTGGCGACCGTGCCCCTCAGCTCCACGATCACGGCGGCCATGGTCGCGGGACGACAGATCGAGTGGCTCGTGTCCGGGCTAGGCGTTTTCGGCTTCGTGCTCTGCGGGTTCAGTGCGAGGCGGATTCGGCGCGAAACTCGGCCGCACCGGGATTAA